The Solanum lycopersicum chromosome 8, SLM_r2.1 DNA segment ATGTCAAGAAGAGTTACCTGattgtcctcttcttcattttctgtgtgtgccatgagagcaaacatttcattgaagacaATTTCCTCCTCATGCACAGCAACCATAGACACATCTCTATGGCTCATCAGgatcttctgaatcacttgaaaAATCCCCCCATGCAGCAAGAGCTCTTTTGACAACCATATCAGCAGCAGCTTTACGATCTCTGTTTCCAAGTACCAGGTCCCCTTTGTTTTCTTTGTCACCCCTGTGTTTTTGATGTTCCTTGTTTTCAGTCTTGAGCAAAGGACACTCTCTGATGAAGTGTCCAAattttccacacttgtagcaaGTATCTCCTTGAGCAGCATTTCGAGTcccatttgttcctcttttatacattttgttctttctcacaATCTTTTGAAATCTACTGATGAGATAtgtcatatcatcatcatcacttgaatcttcatctgatttatacttcaacatcaatgaTTTGTCCTTCTTGATTTCCCTTTTTGACAAATCATAGTttcgattcatctcatgtgtTTTAAGATTGCCAATCAAGGCATCCATAGTCAGCACCTTCAAGTCTTTAGCTTCAGTAATGGCATCAACTTTACTCTCCCAAGACTTTGGAAGAATTCGAAGCACTTTCCTGACTTGTTTGGTCATTGCTTATAGGTTCACCCAAACTTCGCAGCTCATTTGTAATAGAAGAAAACTTGGTGAACATGTCATGTATagtttctccttccttcattttgaagttctcaTATCGTGAGGTGAGCATATCAATCTTggattctttgacttgttcagttccttcatgtGCAGTCAACAAGCAATCCCAAATTTCTTTAGCAGACTCACAGGCTGACACTCTGTTgtactcatcaggtcctatTCCACAGACCagaagagttttagctttgaaacccttttcaatctttttcctgtCAGCATCATCATATTTCTGCCTGGGCTTTGGAACAGTAATGGTCCTTTCTCCATCCTTTACTTCCATCATTGGAACAAAGGGTCCATCTAGTATAATATCCCATAACTCGCTATCTTCAGCCATGAGATAGTCGTGCATTCTAACCTTCCACCAACTGTAGAAGTGTCCATTGAAACAAGGAGGTCTGTGTGATGACTGACCTTCTTCGAGGTTAAGTGGAGCTGTCATTCTTAGAACAAAATCActtccttggtgttaaccaaatagGTAGTGccggctctgataccacttgatagaatgtatgccttcacttaacgagtaatggaccaggtcccttactttacttcagagaattaccagaaagttaaatgcagtaaaatcaacacaatgattttacgtggaaacctccttgcttaagggagtaaaaccacgacctgtctcacaggattttcaatcgttttcactaatcttcaaaagcaaaagcgaAACACGATTATaccaaacgtaagaaagagttatcaatcttaccgttaagcaatagacctctattgctcaacaagccaaagtagaaaaacaatctacccactaagctatcccacctggacaacctagactttgaacacaacacaccaattcctttatagatttaggagtggtttacaatttaagaacaagagaataaattcctaaacaactagacgaaaagctccagatGTTGCTGTTGTCCTAGGAATGattctgcctttgctttgtattagcctttgcaagagttcttgaaaagtgtttatcaagttgcaaaaactaaagaaaagtgTTTAGGAAAGGGActtttatatgggcaagtcactttcctaaacttctttgtCACTGGTTAGAAGGgtcacactttctgacgccatcgagaagtgtgcacctactttctgcaCCATCTCCAGCTGGCAGTTGACTGGCTCAtcatcatgagagcctggtacctctatTAGGTCTCTGAGttttgtttcatctgcaatacttCGAACAATacacctgcaatactcaagtagaaaACCCGGTACCTGtatgaggtccctaagtttgtcaaatcatcaaaactacaaataacatagTAGTACATATGTATTCGTATTTTCACATGACAAAATATATTGGAGCCAACTTAAATTTACTCGCAgttctattttttatatagtaataCATAGTTTTACATAGCAAAAGATACCGAAACCACTTGAATATTGTCCATTTACTTTGCAGTTGTGGACTCAGTGAGTATTTgcaatttatttcatttgttcatttcaaatttatatgccttttaaattgttaatatggctattttatttcaatatttatattaattgatataattatacattttaAGAGAAGATCTGAAATCAATGATTAATGTTGAGGTAAAGTACAGAAAAAACAGAAGAACACTTTGATATACTAACTATGTGATTTCAAGTAAATATTAGTCATGTAAATTTAATCATTTATgtactacttattttattttaatatttcatcttttatcttatataaaataataaaataatatctaaatttatataatttataaatatattaattatgaatgtTTTTAAGTTTACATCATCAAAAAAATCATGCTAAATAAGTACGGCCTAAAATATAGTGAATATACCTAtgatataaatttaaacttttggtttaattgttcaaaattccatcatattttattatcattaattaagtaatacatttgcttattatttctctatctttttatcCATAAATTTCTTTGATTTCTAATGCTAATGTTGGATAGTTGATGTTATaagtagaaaaagaaaataaatgatactataatttaaaaaataaatatactagTTTGTTCTATACGGGTAGAAGCATGAAGACtttaatattcaaaatgatTATAGATAATCACGAGAATTTTAgcctttaaaaataaaatagtgccataaaatattaaaattaaattcctCAAACTACTTATTCATTATTcttaatgagaaaaataaaaatcaaaacttgaTATATATGGATAGAAAAAgtaaatagtaatttttaaacaaaaaaaaacaattattccgaagtcataaataaattattgtcaTATATTCTTGTAATTTAATTCTCTCACAATATTTTGTagtgtataattttttcttccCTAGATAAATCTGATACCTTTGTTAGAATAACAATACTTCAATATTAATTATCTCAAAAttaatctttattatttttctttcgttCTTAATTATTTGTCCGCTTTTTCTATTATAGTTATAGCcacactataaaaaaaattacgagTAATATGAGAATTTTTCTGGGGATTAAGTACGAAAATTCATACAAAACTTATTTCCtacaaattttcatactaattctaagaaaattctccataattcatattttcttttagtgtTTTACTTGTAACAAATCAggacatttttttttacctattataccTTCAAGTAAATGACTAATTACattgaaaaatgtaaaactctttatccacttcataattaatggGGGTAAAATAGTAAACACATTacgtcattaattatttttttagtatgtgTGTCATTTTTAAAGTGGACTAGGGACGGAGGAAGTAATTAGTAGCGGGATAAGTTATACCTTCCCTTGAATGATATAGTAATTTCGAAATAACTTGTTCCgggataaaataagtaaatgacAAAGATATCTCTTTAAACTCTTTTTATCCATTActtttcacataaaggacatttttataaacaaataacttactcacaaaatttaTGTACTCCAACCcacctctattttactctccattctctatatttggagagtaaaatagagaatggaCACTCCAACCCACCTCTAAATCACTCTCTGTTCTTCAAATTTAGAGAGTTAAATAGTActtcttcaaatttgaaaaactatTATTCactctctattttactttttcaatattCGAGGAAAGGCTCAAAATAGTCTCTCATCTTTGGGTTAAGTCTCAAAGTGATCTTTGAATTTTTTCACACAGAGCACTAATAGTTTCTCATGTTTGCGATATTGGTGCACTTTTGGTCCTCTCCTAAAATTTTGcctattttttaacattaattttgtccaaaattttatataaggaATGTCCAAGcgtctttttatatatttaatagaaataataactttatctgagagaaatgataagaaaaacacCTTATTCTGTTCACTAGAAATATTACTGCAACTAAACTTAAGAATATTTTAACATATGACTTTGGAGGAGAATAAAAAATTGTACTATTGCACGTGAAATTATCGTGACGAACCTCTCGACTTAACCTGCAATAAGATTTCTACTAAACAAAACAAAGTATTTTTCTTCTCACATACTCTGATGTGAAGTtgttatttctactaaatatataaaatgacgaTTGAACAACCCATACACAAGTTATGAATAAAATCAATGcaaaaaaataggtaaaattttgGAAGAAGGACAAAAAATGTACAAATATTGCAAACAAGAAGGACTATTACTCTATTAGTGATCCATGTGAAAACTCAAGGATAACTTTAAGCCTTAGCTCAAAGAAGAGGGACTATTTTGATCCTTTCCTCGTCAATATTCTATTactatttccattactttccaattaacatattatttacatatagtttcattaattaaatatctaatattcataagtcattttaaatgtaatataatattttaaaatatatattatttaatatatactacttaattttaaattaatatatttttttaaataattttcatcaataataaaattttattttattattaattttcattataaagaatacacaatattaaaatggtaagatgaaaattttaatttaaatacaaagaTAACAATAcgatacataacataataatttaaatacaacataaaatacaataataacataatcaagaatcatgttaaaaaaatgttgaacaaGGATTCGGAGTTTTGCAATTATTGCAAGTCCGTCACATTTTCGGAGAAAAAAAGTGCTACATGATATAATGAAACATATATTATACTACAGAACGTGATAATTGAGGATGAATGTGATCTTAATGCACCAATTTTAAGATGTCGTAGAGGCTACAACGACAAAAATGACGTTAGATGAAAATCTCCAATTTGAACAAATTTTTAGTTagacataataaaattaaagacaaaaatgattattttgaaCTCCGTAATGCATTAATAGAGTATTTATGGGAGCaacataataatttcaaaaattgggcgattatgtaatgtttatgtaatcatatttcaattttatttgaatttgttcattaatttatatattatataatattttcgtGCAATTTatggtatttaattttttttgaataaaatataattgaaaaataattttttgtatcacatgagaattatataaagtaattattgggaaaaaataaattatttatatcatgaaataagaaataagaatgaaatataaataacgATATAATATTGAAGAGAGCGCAAAAGATTCTCttttttagagagtaaaatagagaattgagTTGTAATTGGTCGtttgaaaaaatagagaactctatatttggagagtaaaatagagtgtAGGGTTGGAGATGCTCTAACAAGCCAAATACTTGATAATAAACAAACTCAACATAACTTAGTTTATCAATCATAATTAATCTCAACATAATTTAGCTTATCCATCATAATTAATTTCAACACAACTTATTCTATCATAAATTAATTCCATCATGACTCGTGTTCATACCAAAcgataatattataataatgatgaCACCAGAATTTACCTTCTAATCAACTTGTTAAAGCTAATATAGAAGTGTTTTCCGTTTTTACCTAATAACCAAAAGTTCCTACGCCTATACCtaataatttgtttttgaaaaaaaaaatttctcggtccttttttatttgtctaCTTTTGAATGACacatctattaaaaaaataattaacaatgtAGTGAGTTTACCATTTTACTTCTATTAATCATGAAGTGGatggaaaattttatatttttcaaagtaattactcatttaattgaagataaaatagaaaaaaaaattatcctttctTTGTCGAAATGAAGTTACTaagaataattattaaaaataataataattagaaacGAAGATAGTATAAACAACATCCCTTCatcttattttattcataatttaacTCAAAATTCATGGATGCAAATCCTATTCACACCAaactaaaaagaataaatagaaCTTGTTCATGCGAAATTATGTGTTAGTATGATTGTTTGGTTTGCAACTTGCATGGAATTATAAAACACAAGCAATTGTCGACCTTGGAGTCGCCAAAAGTAAACATTAGTAATGGACGACTTTGGAGTAAACAATTATTGATGCAAGCTGTGAGGTCATATAGATTGATAATGATGTTTTGTTCGTTGATAAATATTTCTATCGGTATAAGGAAAAATCCTTTTGGCAACAAAATTTGGCATAACATATTTTTTactatgttatattatatttttgaacatttttatccttttaactgtaatatatattaattaaaaatagttaatttattttaaaataaaaaaatattatagactttttaaatttctGATCATTTAGCATTATCCTGACTATAAATCATTTAGTTAAGAGTAAAATGATCATTTCATTTCAAAGTTAGATTATTACTCCTTCCGTTCggaattatttgtcatgttatatttttcgaaagttaatttgactaatttttaaagttaaattagatcacattaattcaatatttaaaaaaatagatattctaaaactataagaAAAGTACTATTAATtgcaattttttacatattaatatgataaaaaattacatcttaaaatattagtcaaattttttatagtttgactctaaaaatagaaatcataacAAACTTGTCCGAACAGAGAGAGTACTTAATATAGAAAtgtaacaattatttttaaaactgactaaaaagaaaagtacaTTCGAAATAAAGCATGTAATAGATTAGAAATACTAGTAGATTCACATTTATTTCCTACTCAACTTTGTTAATCGAACCATCAACATATTTGGTATACTTtcataaatgaaatttaaaaagaaaacatatacaaagatTTAACCACaattttagaaagtaaaagtGTTTTTTTCTATTCTACTCGAGTAAAAACATTTCAaagcaattaaaaaaaataaaaatagaaagtgACAAAgtcatgacaaaaaaaattatcaatgaaAAGCAGGACAAAGTATAATGTACAATAGATacgataaaataattatataatcaaaatgtgaaaataataataataaataataataataataataatcaaataataagtCTACGATAATACATACATACTACTACTAGTATGAAATAAGAAGCTAGAAAACACAACTAGTTACTaacatttttactttattatatgtCCTCCATGACCTTTTATATAAAGTGATATCTTTGATAATtagaattaaaacattttctaTCAAATCAGCTCTTTCCAATTAAAATTACTACTTccgctttaaaaaaataattactcccTACtcataaacaaaacaaaaacagaaacttTAATCATGCTACTAGAAAGAGCAGATTATTTGTCCTCTGGTCTTAATCATTTGGATGATATGTATCTAATTAATTTGGAAATTTAACACTTGATTATGAAATAACCTACAAAATTTCTAAAACATATATTCcttccgtttcaaaaagaattattggGTTTGATTTGATACGAagtttaaaaaagtaattttttttaatcttgtgattctaaattaaaggtatgtcaaatatacaaaattgttatttaatCTAGTGGTCTTAAACATATCACGTAGAAATTTAAGtagaaatattataaaaaaaaaatcattcttttttaaattgataaaaataaaaaaaatcaatcttttTAAACGAAGATCACTTAATTTTGACTAAAAGGTGCTTGCATCTGACAATTATATACCCACTATCCTTCCAAAACAATACTTAACCATGTTAATATAATTACCTTATATTTTTGTAACGaactgtttagtcgttttgagcagcagattttatttctagaaaaactgtcttggtcgacagatcccacgacggaccgtcatgggcacgacggaccgtcgagggggtctcgttccaaaacacttagaattctgaaatttgggtactgaaatcgactctctgaacttcgtgacgacatggcaggacggaccgtcgtgggcacgacggaccgtcacagactcttcaaggaattgagtctttgaactctgtgacggaagcagcaggacggaccgtcgtagtcacgacggaccgtcacaggctgcgtaatcccaggctgagtcggatttctttaaatgttttaaggaacgttttggactattcctgctataattataaatttagtgggttaatgttaataatttaactacttgagggttaaaggagataaccttgaattaattaatgggttaattcatcatcttttatacttaattatatgttaattagggtaaaagaaagagggtttgaataaaaaaaatagaaagaacaaggagggggaaagagaacgatcgagagaagatggaaacgaagaggaaacaaagctttgggaaattgcttgcttgatcacgaatcttcggtggaggtaggttatggtttttatgctatttcgtagtgaaactcttaatagcgaatgatatgtattgggtaattttgtaaagtcttctatatgcttaattgtgtgcttgcatgatgtgattatataattgtgatgaataagcatgatgagtctattgaatctctaatcctaaatttaccttgttaatgatgacgccttggtataagagaaggcttgatgaactaaagtaatgagattgatgatgccttggtatgagagaaggcttgatgaactaaagtaatgagattgatgatgccttgatataaaagaaggcttgatgaattaatagaatgagattaggggatcgggtgtcacgaaccgacacgtagaattaggggatcgggtgtcacgaactgacacgtagaattaggggatcggagtgtcacgttctggcacatagtagtaggggagcggagtgtcacgtaccgacacaagaggaataaagataatgaatcttgaaattatgttaataaattcgaatgaagagaacctatatcccaaatgagtatggtgtggagacttgagttctcataggtgtgtttgatgtggttacacatgatttgtgaacttgttgctttcacctgttgaggaatatggttgattttatgttattatttgataaatactgttttctattttgagttggccgatgatatctactcagtacttgtggttgtactgacccctacttgtaattgtttttctttgttatttgtggagtgcagcaaacgtaccgtcatcttcaattcaaccgcaactctagccagtcttcgtcacaccagatttcagggtgagctaaagcttctagcttggactggatcttcttcttcatgtcttgatgccttgaagttctggcatagactagccattatttatgtttagtttcttagatactcttagctttagtaatttaaggatagatgttcttgtgataatgacttccagattttggggataataacaagtgtttgagttttagaagttattaatctatttttattaatgagttttaagtcttacGTATTGTATTCTgtctattatggttaaaatgttggggtttggattggttggttcgctcacataggagggtaagtgtgggtgccactcgcggctcgatttgggtcgtgacaaacttggtatcagagcattaggttcgttggtctcatcacacaagaacgagtctagtagagtcttaagaaacggtagggggacgcctttacttttctttgagaggctataagactttaggaaaattccattctttctttctttctttcgtgctattacttgggtccaattggtatctaggtgatacaaattggtatctgaccatcttcactctatttcgcagatggttagaactagagcaacgactgcgccaacaccaacaccggcaagacaagaagcgtctgagccagccactggggctgtagctcgaagaggagtagtggcaaaaggccgtggaagaggtcgtgggaggacgtcctctagaggaagaggacaaacacctagcccatctagtactagggcggtgactcctccaccgactgaggaagtggtaagagagggtgaggaaggggagaatgaacaagtacagaatgagggattgccaccccaacctaccccagagatgatcaatcaggtttttgcttatcttagcgggttatctgatcagggccagacacctccagtgttttctacaccagcacctcaggttccggaggtacaacatgcaactACTGTGGCTctccgcatggatgcctcattggaaataggcacgtttcctcgtctgactacagggttcaggaggttactcagtccgaccaattcagtcttcactacagactgtagttgggggtacacctcagaccggtcaacacttctctgagagacctatgcttgactctagagagttttatggatgtggggagactggacatattaggaggaattgtccaaaacagagttatagacccccaatagcttgaggtagaggtggtcatggtagaggccgttattctggaggatgtggtggccgaggtaatggtggtcaccaaaacggccggggtgacgggcaaactagagccactacagcacaacatggtagaggcaatgggcagacaggtgatagggcccattgttacgctttccccgggcggtcagaagcggagacatcagatgttgttatcacaggtaatcttttggtttgtgattgtatggcttctgtattatttgaccctagctctacattttcttatgtatcttcctcatttgctaatggtcttaatttacattgtgaattgcttgacatgcctattcgtgtttctactccggtgggtgagtctgtgatagttgaaaaggtgtataggtctagTCTCGTGactttgtggggagaaatactcatgtagacttggttatcttagaaatggttgacttcgatgtaattctgggtatgacttggctctccaaattttgcaatcttggattgtaatgctaaaactgtgacgttagccaagcctgggacagatccgttagtgtgggagggtgactacacttccaatccggttcgtatcgtctcctttcttcgtgctaagagaatggttagtatgggttgtttagctttcttggcacacctccgggatgatactacccaagtaccttcaattgagtcggtttcgatagtccgcgagtttttagatgtgtttcctgcagaccttcctggtatgccaccggatagagatattgacttttgcatcaatcttgaaccgggtactcgccccatttctatacccccttatagaatggctcccgctaagttaagggagttaaaggcccaacttcaagagttgttgagcaaagacttcattagaccaagtgcatccccttggggtgatcctgttttgtttgtgaagaagaaggatggaagctttcggatgtgcatagactacagacaactgaataaggtaatggttaagaacaagtatcctcttcctcgcattgatgatttattcgatcagttacaagtaccttctcaaaaattgacttgagatctggttatcatcaattgaaaatacgggcagcagatgtgcccaagactgcttttcggaccaggtatgggcattatgagttcttagtaatgtcttttgggcttacgaatgcccctgctgctttcatgagcttgatgaatgggatttttaagccatatctggatctctttgtgatcgtatttattgatgatatattggtatactcaaagagcaagaaggaacatgaggagcacttgagaattgtattggaaatgttgagggagaaaaagctttatgccaaattctccaagtgtgagttttggctagatgcagtgtccttcttggggcatgtggtttctaaggatggggtgatggtggatccttctaagattgagacagtgaagaattgggtaagacctactaatgtgtcagaaataaggagctttgttggtttagctagctattaccgtcgatttgtcaagggattctcttccattgcttcccaattgacgaacttgactaagcagaatgttccatttgtatggtcggacgaatgtgaggaaagcttttagaaactcaagaccttgttgactactgcaccaatccttaccctgccagtggaaggtaagaatttcattgtctattaggatgcatcctattcgggtttgggtgcagtgctaatgcaagagaagaacgtaattgcttatgcttcaaggcaattaaaggtgcacgaacgtaatta contains these protein-coding regions:
- the LOC138338060 gene encoding uncharacterized protein, with the translated sequence MTAPLNLEEGQSSHRPPCFNGHFYSWWKVRMHDYLMAEDSELWDIILDGPFVPMMEVKDGERTITVPKPRQKYDDADRKKIEKGFKAKTLLVCGIGPDEYNRVSACESAKEIWDCLLTAHEGTEQVKESKIDMLTSRYENFKMKEGETIHDMFTKFSSITNELRSLGEPISNDQTSQESASNSSKVLGE